A single Parambassis ranga unplaced genomic scaffold, fParRan2.1 scaffold_121_arrow_ctg1, whole genome shotgun sequence DNA region contains:
- the LOC114429367 gene encoding proline-rich protein 15-like protein A produces the protein MAEPSAGWWKLTFLRRKKSQPKVLYEIPAEAVSNSSTASSAATGSSEDTEHDPQLDARLEKIVDKTTASKGRHVKVSHSGRFKEKKKVRPMLAENPDMFPTEDPARDENQRAGK, from the coding sequence ATGGCGGAGCCGTCTGCAGGTTGGTGGAAGCTGACCTTCCTGAGAAGAAAGAAGTCCCAGCCAAAGGTTCTGTACGAGATTCCTGCTGAGGCCGTGTCCAACTCCAGCACCGCTTCCAGCGCAGCCACAGGATCCTCAGAGGACACCGAGCACGACCCCCAGCTGGACGCCCGGCTGGAGAAAATCGTGGACAAAACCACGGCCAGTAAAGGACGCCACGTTAAAGTGTCCCACTCCGGGAGGTttaaggagaaaaagaaagtgcGGCCCATGTTGGCAGAGAATCCAGACATGTTCCCTACAGAGGATCCTGCCAGGGACGAGAACCAGAGGGCTGGGAAGTAA